From a single Streptomyces liliifuscus genomic region:
- a CDS encoding ATP-grasp domain-containing protein has translation MVSRVRVWLNRTYAENVFFMDQLRRNPCGRAVEIHATHGDADSPILAAADAAALEPEGLSPAAYVEYALDQCARHSIDVFVPVLHQATLVEHREEFAAVGTALLAPPAEAVHTFQDKVIAYEAVEKLGIPAPPWWRVRTADELIVAVDALEADGHKACFKPASGAGGVGFRIITRTPFSLMHLNGFPSPYVPLDMVVEALRQADEPVDWLVMPRLEQPEVSVDCLTGPDGRVRMAVGRTKNGRRRGFTLDPQWIEPSRLLAESFGLHYLTNIQFRMLGDEPVLMDVNTRPAGGLHQLSQCGINAPWAAVRLALGEEPGDVVPPFLGQDYTVVAGPRAVRPVSLPQQRAELDVAASAPESVVSTQTTQTAQVAPAPQSAQTTQAAQTSDSPLTV, from the coding sequence ATGGTCTCTCGCGTACGCGTCTGGCTCAACCGCACGTACGCGGAGAACGTGTTCTTCATGGATCAGCTACGGCGAAATCCGTGCGGCAGGGCCGTCGAGATCCACGCGACCCACGGCGACGCCGACTCCCCCATCCTCGCCGCCGCCGACGCGGCCGCGCTGGAGCCGGAGGGGCTGTCCCCGGCGGCGTACGTCGAGTACGCGCTCGACCAGTGCGCCCGGCACTCCATCGACGTGTTCGTGCCTGTCCTGCACCAGGCGACCCTCGTCGAGCACCGCGAGGAGTTCGCCGCGGTCGGTACGGCGCTGCTGGCGCCGCCCGCGGAGGCCGTGCACACCTTCCAGGACAAGGTGATCGCGTACGAGGCGGTCGAGAAGCTCGGCATTCCGGCACCGCCGTGGTGGCGGGTGCGGACCGCGGACGAGCTGATCGTGGCGGTCGACGCGCTGGAGGCCGACGGCCACAAGGCGTGCTTCAAGCCGGCCTCCGGGGCGGGCGGCGTCGGTTTCCGCATCATCACGCGGACCCCCTTCTCCCTGATGCACCTCAACGGCTTCCCCAGCCCGTACGTGCCGCTGGACATGGTCGTCGAGGCGCTGAGGCAGGCCGACGAGCCCGTGGACTGGCTGGTCATGCCGCGTCTGGAGCAGCCGGAGGTGTCCGTGGACTGCCTGACCGGTCCGGACGGGCGGGTACGGATGGCAGTGGGCCGGACCAAGAACGGCCGGCGGCGCGGCTTCACGCTCGACCCTCAGTGGATCGAGCCGTCCCGGCTGCTCGCGGAGTCGTTCGGGCTGCACTATCTGACGAACATTCAGTTCCGGATGCTCGGTGACGAGCCGGTCCTCATGGATGTGAACACGCGCCCGGCGGGCGGTCTGCACCAGCTCTCGCAGTGCGGCATCAACGCCCCTTGGGCGGCAGTGCGGTTGGCGCTCGGCGAGGAGCCAGGCGACGTGGTCCCGCCGTTCCTCGGGCAGGACTACACGGTCGTCGCGGGACCGCGTGCGGTACGGCCCGTGTCGCTGCCGCAGCAGCGCGCGGAGTTGGACGTCGCCGCGTCGGCGCCCGAGTCCGTCGTGAGCACCCAGACAACGCAGACCGCACAGGTGGCTCCGGCGCCCCAGTCAGCTCAGACGACCCAGGCCGCCCAGACTTCAGACAGTCCCCTGACCGTCTGA
- a CDS encoding 2-oxo acid dehydrogenase subunit E2 gives MRISAVARERRHTLAFLDGIRGFAPVFLGTSVDMGNVREHRAGQASGRRISTVTYVLQVAARVLAAHPEANAALRGRSRVARYDGVHGKFTLDRTLVGRRVVLSAVLPDLERAALDEIQERVDHFREGDPATMPEFAGVRALQRLPGPLRTLAYRAATRPLRRRASTTGTFAVSSLGHRPVEAFHSVGGTTITLGLGATADRPAVRDGRVVVAPVLPLSLTFDHRVIDGAEAADVLAEIKEGLESFKGSGVQGA, from the coding sequence GTGAGGATCTCAGCGGTGGCCCGCGAGCGCCGCCACACCCTGGCCTTCCTCGACGGCATCCGGGGCTTCGCGCCGGTGTTCCTCGGTACGTCGGTCGACATGGGCAACGTACGGGAGCACCGCGCCGGGCAGGCGTCGGGGCGCCGGATCTCCACGGTCACGTACGTGCTCCAGGTGGCCGCGCGGGTGCTGGCCGCGCACCCCGAGGCGAACGCCGCGCTACGGGGCCGATCCAGGGTCGCGCGCTACGACGGCGTGCACGGCAAGTTCACGCTCGACCGCACACTGGTCGGCCGCCGGGTGGTGCTGTCCGCCGTGCTGCCGGACCTGGAACGGGCCGCTCTCGACGAGATCCAGGAGCGCGTCGACCACTTCCGCGAGGGCGACCCCGCGACGATGCCGGAGTTCGCCGGCGTCCGCGCGCTCCAGCGGCTGCCCGGGCCGCTGCGCACCCTCGCCTACCGTGCCGCGACCCGTCCCCTGCGCAGGCGGGCCTCGACGACGGGCACGTTCGCGGTGAGCTCGCTCGGCCACCGTCCCGTGGAGGCGTTCCACTCCGTCGGCGGGACCACGATCACGCTCGGGCTCGGCGCGACCGCCGACCGCCCGGCGGTCCGTGACGGGAGGGTCGTCGTCGCTCCGGTGCTGCCGCTGAGCCTGACCTTCGACCACCGTGTGATCGACGGGGCCGAGGCGGCGGACGTGCTCGCGGAGATCAAGGAGGGCCTGGAGTCCTTCAAGGGGAGCGGGGTCCAGGGGGCCTGA
- a CDS encoding HAD-IIIC family phosphatase: MTGASGSERLVESGPATLVELHREGRLVREYPGVRQLLAGASDAELARAGQLLARLDPGEVAAEHPAVPVVTVAVTGHGTLAPLLPPLTVELARHGLLLRPRLGDFDAYVFDLADPCGELYRADLALCVLDPMVVFDEVPVPWGPEDVERVARERIGTLAGLVARFVESARGTLVLNTLPLPRRFAAQLVDHRSRARLGVVWREANARLLRLAEEHDRVVVLDLDPPAGEGVPVVEPRLSQYTRTHLSPALLAAYAREIGHLARHRAGQGKKALVLDLDGTLWGGILGEDGPDGIEIGADGTHRGGAHHAFQRVVGQLASQGVLLAAVSKNDPEPVGEVLRGHPGMFLREDDFVRVVANWRPKHDNLTELAEALNLGVDSFVFVDDSPYECGLVRHELPGVAVVPVSGEPALHIEALLRDGWFDAPELTREDVTRVAQYRDELVRKDFLDSFDSLEEYLRQLRVEVQLVEAGPAEVARLSQLALRTNQFNQTTLRLGPAEVRALLDDPAARVLAVRAADRFGDNGVVGAVFTHRRGDTVHIDNFLLSCRVFSRGIEQTALCAVLRHARAHGARAVRANHRATPKNTKVKDFYPRNGFAPVTDDGTTVTYEHGLEVLPVPPAHVHFTEIPGDDGS; this comes from the coding sequence ATGACAGGCGCATCCGGCTCCGAGCGTCTGGTGGAGAGCGGGCCCGCCACGCTGGTCGAGCTGCATCGTGAGGGGCGGCTCGTTCGTGAGTATCCCGGTGTTCGGCAGTTGCTCGCCGGGGCCTCGGACGCCGAACTCGCCCGGGCCGGGCAGCTGTTGGCGCGGCTCGATCCGGGCGAGGTGGCGGCGGAGCACCCGGCCGTGCCGGTCGTGACCGTAGCCGTCACCGGGCACGGCACGCTGGCACCGCTGTTGCCGCCCCTGACCGTCGAACTGGCCCGCCACGGGCTGCTGTTGCGGCCGCGTCTCGGGGACTTCGACGCGTACGTCTTCGACCTGGCCGACCCGTGCGGCGAGCTGTACCGGGCCGATCTGGCCCTCTGTGTACTCGATCCGATGGTGGTCTTCGACGAGGTTCCCGTGCCCTGGGGGCCCGAGGACGTGGAGCGGGTCGCGCGGGAGCGGATCGGGACGCTGGCGGGGCTGGTCGCGCGGTTCGTGGAGTCCGCGCGCGGGACGCTCGTCCTCAACACCCTGCCGTTGCCGAGGCGGTTCGCCGCGCAGCTCGTCGATCACCGGTCGCGGGCGCGGCTCGGGGTGGTGTGGCGGGAGGCCAACGCGCGGCTGCTGCGGCTGGCCGAGGAGCACGATCGGGTCGTCGTCCTCGACCTGGACCCGCCGGCCGGCGAGGGCGTGCCCGTCGTGGAGCCGCGGCTGAGCCAGTACACCAGGACGCACCTCTCCCCCGCCCTGCTCGCCGCGTACGCCCGTGAGATCGGGCATCTGGCCCGGCACCGGGCCGGACAGGGCAAGAAGGCCCTCGTCCTGGATCTGGACGGGACGCTGTGGGGCGGGATCCTCGGCGAGGACGGCCCGGACGGCATCGAGATCGGCGCCGACGGCACGCACCGCGGCGGGGCCCACCACGCGTTCCAGCGGGTCGTCGGACAACTCGCCTCGCAGGGCGTGCTGCTGGCCGCCGTCAGCAAGAACGACCCCGAACCGGTCGGAGAGGTGCTGCGCGGGCATCCCGGCATGTTCCTGCGCGAGGACGACTTCGTCCGGGTCGTCGCCAACTGGCGGCCCAAGCACGACAACCTCACCGAGCTCGCCGAGGCCCTCAACCTGGGCGTGGACAGCTTCGTGTTCGTGGACGACAGCCCCTACGAGTGCGGGCTCGTCCGCCACGAGCTGCCCGGTGTCGCCGTCGTACCCGTGAGCGGCGAACCTGCCCTGCACATCGAGGCGTTGCTGCGCGACGGCTGGTTCGACGCCCCGGAGCTGACCCGCGAGGACGTCACACGGGTCGCCCAGTACCGCGACGAGCTGGTCCGCAAGGACTTCCTCGACAGCTTCGACTCCCTTGAGGAGTACCTGCGGCAGCTGCGGGTCGAGGTCCAGCTCGTCGAGGCCGGACCCGCCGAGGTGGCCCGGCTCTCCCAACTGGCCCTGCGCACCAACCAGTTCAACCAGACGACCCTACGGCTCGGGCCCGCCGAGGTGCGCGCCCTCCTCGACGATCCGGCGGCGCGCGTCCTCGCCGTCCGCGCCGCCGACCGCTTCGGGGACAACGGCGTCGTCGGCGCGGTGTTCACGCACCGGCGCGGCGACACCGTCCACATCGACAACTTCCTGCTCAGCTGCCGGGTGTTCTCCCGAGGCATCGAGCAGACCGCGCTCTGCGCCGTGCTGCGACACGCCCGCGCACACGGCGCCCGTGCGGTGCGCGCGAACCACCGGGCCACACCGAAGAACACCAAGGTCAAGGACTTCTACCCGAGGAACGGCTTCGCCCCCGTCACCGATGACGGCACGACCGTGACGTACGAGCACGGCCTCGAGGTCCTGCCCGTGCCGCCCGCGCATGTCCACTTCACCGAGATCCCGGGAGACGACGGCTCGTGA
- a CDS encoding transposase — MGKLRELAAPFVVPGPAGVAVRVRLRVSESDAGVLAEVGDFLGSLAAGDLAERSQQGLEHNAASWAVRKRGLTGRSSARWAGSITKATHDQWALARRGQVTQMSWLRGQIASVEARLARPLGAKADKRAGLVRGYASRGEWHAKARRLQTLKDRLAVVEAAWTAGRVRVVRGGKHLARTRHNLGAAGLSEQAWRECWRTERMFLAADGESGKRFGNETIRVTDTGQVSIKLPAALVHLANAPHGRYVLDVTVRFQHRGQEWRDRITANRAVAYRINHDTARSRWYVTASWQRAVTPTLPLEAALAHGVVGVDMNDDHLAAWQLDVHGNPVGEPQRFFYDLTGSTEHRDAQLRHALSRLLHHTRDCGAAAIAIEDLDFTDGTSREKYGRNKRFRRRLSRFPTAKLKARLVSMAAEQDITIVAVDPAYTSKWGARHWQRPLTTPTRKISRHDAASIAIGRRALGHPIRRRTAPPHDDRSDRRGHRTVQARPEIRLREETRPHLPGPRTRCVSPVVERKRGTSLPNTVRGSATEQQSWQQDSLTLSVQERYGSWHVHRVGMGQSDGQGTV, encoded by the coding sequence GTGGGCAAGCTGCGGGAGTTGGCGGCGCCGTTCGTGGTGCCCGGTCCGGCCGGAGTGGCTGTCCGGGTCCGGCTGCGGGTGAGCGAGTCGGATGCGGGGGTGCTGGCGGAGGTCGGTGACTTTCTCGGCTCGCTGGCGGCCGGTGATCTCGCGGAGCGCTCTCAGCAGGGTCTGGAGCACAATGCGGCTTCTTGGGCGGTGCGCAAGCGAGGGCTGACGGGGAGGTCGTCGGCGCGTTGGGCGGGCAGTATCACCAAGGCCACCCACGATCAGTGGGCGCTGGCCCGGCGCGGACAGGTGACGCAGATGAGCTGGCTGCGGGGGCAGATCGCGTCGGTCGAGGCGCGGCTGGCCCGACCGCTGGGCGCCAAGGCCGACAAACGGGCAGGGCTGGTGCGCGGCTATGCCTCGCGGGGTGAGTGGCATGCCAAGGCGCGCCGTCTGCAGACCTTGAAGGACCGGCTGGCGGTGGTGGAGGCAGCCTGGACGGCGGGCCGGGTGCGGGTGGTGCGCGGCGGCAAACACCTCGCCCGCACCCGCCACAACCTGGGGGCAGCGGGGCTGAGTGAGCAGGCGTGGCGGGAATGCTGGCGGACGGAGCGGATGTTTCTGGCGGCCGACGGGGAGTCCGGCAAACGGTTCGGCAACGAAACCATCCGCGTCACCGATACCGGACAGGTCTCGATCAAGCTCCCGGCCGCGCTTGTCCACCTGGCCAACGCCCCGCACGGCCGGTACGTCCTGGACGTGACCGTACGATTCCAGCATCGCGGCCAGGAGTGGCGCGACCGGATCACCGCGAACCGCGCGGTGGCCTACCGCATCAACCACGACACGGCCCGCAGCCGCTGGTATGTGACGGCTTCCTGGCAGCGCGCCGTCACCCCCACCCTGCCGCTCGAAGCGGCCCTGGCTCACGGGGTGGTGGGGGTGGACATGAACGACGACCACCTGGCGGCCTGGCAACTGGACGTGCACGGCAACCCGGTTGGCGAGCCGCAGCGCTTCTTCTACGACCTGACCGGTAGCACGGAGCACCGGGACGCGCAGTTGCGTCACGCGCTGAGTCGGCTGCTGCACCACACCCGAGACTGCGGCGCTGCCGCGATCGCCATCGAGGACCTTGACTTCACCGACGGTACAAGCCGGGAGAAGTACGGCCGCAACAAACGCTTCCGCCGCCGGCTCTCTCGCTTCCCCACCGCGAAACTCAAGGCCCGGCTGGTGTCGATGGCTGCGGAACAGGACATCACCATCGTCGCGGTCGACCCCGCCTACACCAGCAAGTGGGGTGCCCGGCACTGGCAGCGACCGCTGACCACACCAACTCGCAAGATTTCCCGACACGATGCGGCGAGCATCGCGATCGGGCGACGCGCCCTCGGACACCCGATCAGACGACGGACGGCACCGCCCCACGACGACCGGAGTGATCGTCGCGGGCATCGGACCGTCCAGGCCCGACCGGAGATCCGGCTGCGTGAGGAAACCCGCCCCCACCTACCCGGACCACGCACCAGATGCGTGTCACCGGTGGTGGAGCGAAAGCGGGGGACCAGCCTGCCCAACACCGTTCGGGGCAGCGCCACCGAGCAGCAGTCCTGGCAACAGGACTCACTAACGCTCAGTGTTCAGGAACGGTACGGGAGTTGGCACGTCCACCGAGTTGGTATGGGCCAGTCAGACGGTCAGGGGACTGTCTGA
- a CDS encoding sulfotransferase family protein — protein sequence MRDPRMSAIGKGLRRRGRLMAQAVSPPRRNLDAMPTPRTDGDSYTAPRAPRLVDSPVFVLSSVRSGSTLLRVLLNSHSRIRAPHEMHLRTLHINLSRDFTADAMKALELDKDELEHVLWDRVLHLELARSGKQIIVDKTPPNTLMWPRLHRCWPKARYIVLLRHPGAVVASLTDRRTDPDHEQIRAEVLDYSEKLDEARRTLDAHVMTYEDLTAHPERTTRGLCEYLGVPWESAMLDYGEKDHGDFRPQLGDWSPTIRSGRIQQARPADPTAQLPPRLAELAKEWGYPVD from the coding sequence GTGCGAGACCCGCGAATGTCCGCGATCGGCAAGGGGCTGAGGCGCAGGGGAAGGCTGATGGCCCAGGCGGTGAGCCCGCCGCGCCGGAACCTCGACGCCATGCCCACGCCCAGGACCGACGGGGACTCGTACACCGCTCCGCGCGCCCCGCGGCTGGTGGACTCGCCGGTCTTCGTCCTCTCCTCCGTGCGCTCGGGCTCGACCCTGCTGAGGGTCCTGCTGAACAGCCACAGCAGGATCCGCGCCCCGCACGAGATGCATCTGCGCACCCTGCACATCAACCTGTCGCGCGACTTCACCGCCGACGCCATGAAGGCGCTCGAACTCGACAAGGACGAGCTGGAGCATGTGCTCTGGGACCGGGTGCTGCACCTGGAACTCGCCCGCAGTGGCAAGCAGATCATCGTCGACAAGACCCCGCCGAACACCCTCATGTGGCCGCGCCTGCACCGATGTTGGCCCAAAGCCCGCTACATCGTGCTGCTCCGCCACCCGGGTGCGGTCGTCGCCTCGCTCACCGACCGCCGCACCGACCCGGACCACGAACAGATCCGCGCCGAGGTCCTCGACTACAGCGAGAAACTGGACGAGGCCCGCCGCACCCTCGACGCCCATGTGATGACGTACGAGGACCTCACCGCCCACCCGGAGCGGACCACCCGCGGGCTGTGCGAGTACCTCGGTGTCCCCTGGGAGAGCGCGATGCTCGACTACGGCGAGAAGGACCACGGCGACTTCCGCCCGCAGCTCGGCGACTGGAGCCCCACGATCAGGTCGGGCCGCATCCAGCAGGCCCGCCCGGCCGACCCGACGGCCCAACTGCCGCCGCGCCTGGCCGAGTTGGCAAAGGAGTGGGGGTACCCGGTCGACTGA
- a CDS encoding alpha-mannosidase — protein sequence MHDERRRIEERVQRVHDQRIKTAIYAASVPFEVEAWQAPGEPVPFEEAAASSYEPFAMDTPWGPPWGTTWFRMRGQVPAEWAGKRVEAVIDLGFIGDWPGNQAEALVHLTDGTPLKAVNPLNQYVAIANPAVGGERIDYLVEAASNPDILADNFSKITPMGDKLTAGDKPIYTFQRADIAVLDEEVWHLDLDVQVLRELMLELGEHDPRRHEIMHTLDRALDLLDLDDVSGTAADVRAALKPALSKPANASAHIVSGVGHAHIDSAWLWPIRETKRKTSRTFSNVTSLADEYDDFIFACSQAQQYEWVRDNYPKVWARIQESVKKGQWAPVGGMWVEADGNLPGGEAVARQLIHGKRFFIEHFGVETKGVWLPDSFGYTAAYPQLAKLAGNEWFLTQKISWNQTNKFPHHTFWWEGIDGTRIFTHFPPVDTYNARFSGEEMARATRNYQEKGAATRSLAPFGWGDGGGGPTREIMERARRLADLEGSPKVVVEHPDDFFAKAREEYPDAPVWVGELYLELHRATYTSQARTKQGNRRSEHKLREAELWATTAALHAPGYAYPHEKLDRLWKTVLLHQFHDILPGSSIAWVHREAEAEYARVAVEVEELTAEAVTALGTGGTRVFNTSPVERREVVRTADGTLAHTVVPANGSAPLGTGDAPEPVTVAGRVLDNGLVRVEVAEDGTLASVRDLRAGGREVLADTGNLLRLHTDLPNYWDAWDVDKHYKNRYTDLLDAESLTVVEEDPLLGAIRVERSFGKGSRITQTISLRAGSPRIDFETDIDWHEAEKFLKAGFPVDVRAAHSSAEIAFGHIQRPTHTNTSWESARFEVSGHRWVHIGEPGYGVAVINDSTYGHDVTRTVREDGGTTTTVHLSLVRAPRIPDPEADQGKHRFTYALLPGATIEDAVAEGYSLNLPLRVADSAGTPEPVVSVDGGGVTIESVKLADDASGDVVVRVYESLGGRAQGTLRTSFPLAGAQLTDLLERPLTSADTDGDSVSVTLRPFEIQTLRLAVENK from the coding sequence ATGCACGACGAACGCCGCCGGATCGAAGAGCGCGTCCAGCGCGTCCACGACCAGCGCATCAAGACCGCGATCTACGCCGCCTCCGTACCCTTCGAGGTCGAGGCCTGGCAGGCTCCGGGCGAGCCCGTCCCCTTCGAGGAGGCCGCGGCCTCCTCGTACGAGCCCTTCGCGATGGACACCCCCTGGGGACCGCCCTGGGGCACCACCTGGTTCCGGATGCGCGGGCAGGTGCCCGCCGAGTGGGCCGGCAAGCGCGTCGAGGCCGTCATCGACCTCGGCTTCATCGGCGACTGGCCGGGCAACCAGGCCGAGGCGCTCGTCCACCTCACGGACGGCACCCCGCTGAAGGCGGTCAACCCGCTCAACCAGTACGTGGCGATCGCCAACCCCGCCGTCGGCGGCGAGCGGATCGACTACCTGGTCGAGGCGGCCTCCAACCCGGACATCCTCGCCGACAACTTCTCCAAGATCACGCCCATGGGCGACAAGCTCACCGCGGGCGACAAGCCGATCTACACCTTCCAGCGCGCCGACATCGCGGTCCTCGACGAGGAGGTCTGGCACCTCGACCTCGACGTCCAGGTGCTGCGTGAACTGATGCTGGAACTGGGCGAGCACGACCCGCGCCGGCACGAGATCATGCACACCCTGGACCGGGCCCTGGACCTGCTGGACCTCGACGACGTCTCCGGCACGGCGGCGGACGTACGGGCCGCGCTCAAGCCCGCGCTGTCCAAGCCCGCCAACGCCAGCGCCCACATCGTCTCCGGCGTCGGCCACGCGCACATCGACTCCGCCTGGCTCTGGCCGATCCGCGAGACCAAGCGCAAGACGTCCCGCACCTTCTCGAACGTCACCTCGCTCGCCGACGAGTACGACGACTTCATCTTCGCCTGCTCGCAGGCCCAGCAGTACGAGTGGGTGCGCGACAACTACCCGAAGGTCTGGGCCCGCATCCAGGAGTCCGTCAAGAAGGGCCAGTGGGCGCCGGTCGGCGGCATGTGGGTCGAGGCCGACGGCAACCTGCCCGGCGGCGAGGCCGTCGCCCGCCAGCTCATCCACGGCAAGCGGTTCTTCATCGAGCACTTCGGCGTCGAGACCAAGGGCGTGTGGCTGCCCGACTCCTTCGGCTACACCGCGGCCTACCCGCAGCTCGCCAAGCTGGCGGGCAACGAGTGGTTCCTCACCCAGAAGATCTCCTGGAACCAGACCAACAAGTTCCCGCACCACACCTTCTGGTGGGAGGGCATCGACGGCACGCGGATCTTCACGCACTTCCCGCCCGTCGACACCTACAACGCGCGCTTCAGCGGCGAGGAGATGGCCCGCGCCACCCGCAACTACCAGGAGAAGGGCGCCGCCACCCGCTCGCTGGCCCCCTTCGGCTGGGGCGACGGCGGCGGCGGCCCCACCCGCGAGATCATGGAACGGGCGCGCCGGCTGGCGGACCTGGAGGGTTCGCCGAAGGTCGTCGTCGAGCACCCGGACGACTTCTTCGCCAAGGCCCGCGAGGAGTACCCGGACGCCCCGGTCTGGGTCGGCGAGCTCTACCTGGAACTGCACCGCGCCACCTACACCTCGCAGGCCCGCACCAAGCAGGGCAACCGCAGGAGCGAACACAAGCTCCGCGAGGCCGAGCTGTGGGCCACGACGGCCGCGCTGCACGCTCCCGGCTACGCCTACCCGCACGAGAAGCTCGACCGGCTCTGGAAGACGGTCCTGCTCCACCAGTTCCACGACATCCTGCCCGGGTCCTCCATCGCCTGGGTGCACCGCGAGGCGGAGGCCGAGTACGCGCGCGTCGCGGTCGAGGTCGAGGAGCTGACCGCCGAGGCGGTCACCGCACTCGGCACGGGCGGCACCCGCGTCTTCAACACCAGCCCGGTCGAGCGCCGGGAGGTCGTACGGACCGCCGACGGCACCCTCGCCCACACCGTCGTCCCCGCGAACGGCAGCGCACCCCTCGGCACCGGCGACGCACCCGAGCCGGTGACAGTCGCCGGCCGCGTCCTCGACAACGGACTGGTCCGCGTCGAGGTCGCCGAGGACGGCACCCTGGCCTCCGTACGCGATCTGCGCGCCGGCGGCCGAGAGGTCCTCGCCGACACGGGCAACCTGCTCCGGCTGCACACGGACCTCCCGAACTACTGGGACGCGTGGGACGTCGACAAGCACTACAAGAACCGCTACACGGACCTGCTGGACGCGGAGTCGCTGACCGTGGTCGAGGAGGACCCGCTGCTGGGCGCGATCCGCGTGGAGCGCTCCTTCGGCAAGGGCTCGCGCATCACCCAGACGATCAGCCTCCGTGCGGGCAGCCCCCGTATCGACTTCGAGACGGACATCGACTGGCACGAGGCCGAGAAGTTCCTCAAGGCGGGCTTCCCGGTGGACGTCCGGGCGGCGCACTCGTCCGCCGAGATCGCGTTCGGCCACATCCAGCGGCCCACGCACACCAACACCAGCTGGGAGTCGGCCCGCTTCGAGGTCTCCGGCCACCGCTGGGTCCACATCGGCGAACCGGGCTACGGCGTCGCGGTCATCAACGACTCCACCTACGGCCACGACGTCACCCGCACGGTCCGCGAGGACGGCGGCACGACCACCACGGTCCACCTCAGCCTGGTCCGCGCCCCGCGCATCCCGGACCCGGAGGCCGACCAGGGCAAGCACCGCTTCACCTACGCGCTGCTGCCGGGCGCGACCATCGAGGACGCCGTCGCCGAGGGCTACTCGCTCAACCTCCCCCTGCGGGTGGCGGACTCGGCGGGCACCCCCGAACCGGTCGTGTCCGTGGACGGCGGGGGCGTGACCATCGAGTCGGTCAAGCTCGCCGACGACGCCTCGGGCGATGTCGTCGTACGCGTCTACGAGTCCCTCGGCGGCCGGGCGCAGGGCACCCTGCGCACGAGCTTCCCGCTCGCCGGCGCCCAGCTCACCGATCTCCTGGAACGCCCGCTGACCAGCGCGGACACGGACGGCGACAGTGTGTCCGTCACACTGCGGCCCTTCGAGATCCAGACGCTGCGACTGGCCGTGGAGAACAAGTGA
- a CDS encoding acyl carrier protein, whose amino-acid sequence MNSIDDFLILLRDDLGLPVTGADVGAGLDRVPGWDSVHLLSLLALLERTTGRALPLVEALEAGSLEEIYALAVAS is encoded by the coding sequence GTGAACTCCATCGACGACTTCCTCATCCTCCTCCGGGACGACCTGGGCCTGCCGGTGACCGGCGCGGACGTCGGCGCGGGGCTCGACCGGGTGCCCGGCTGGGACTCGGTGCACCTGCTCTCGCTCCTCGCGCTCCTGGAGCGTACGACCGGCCGTGCGCTCCCCCTCGTGGAGGCCCTGGAGGCCGGCAGCCTGGAGGAGATCTACGCGCTGGCGGTGGCCTCGTGA